Within Epilithonimonas zeae, the genomic segment ACTCTGGAAGCTCCAACGCCAACAAACATCTCTACGAAATCTGAACCTGAAAGTGAGAAGAACGGAACTTTAGCTTCTCCTGCAACAGCTTTCGCCAATAAGGTTTTACCAGTTCCCGGAGGCCCAACCAAAAGAACACCTTTTGGAATTTTACCTCCTAACTTTGTATATTTTTCAGAATTCTTCAAGAAATCTACAACTTCCTGAACTTCTTCTTTAGCACCTTCCAATCCTGCAACATCTTTGAAAGTAACCTGCAGTTTGTCTTTCTCATCAAATAATTTGGCTTTAGATTTTCCTATACTGAAGATTTGTCCGCCAGGACCTCCAGCACCACCTCCCATTTTTCTGAAGATGAAGAAATATATTAATGCGAAGAATCCTCCCCAAATCAATACCGTAAAGAATATCTCAGACATTCCGCTTTGGCTTTTTCCAAATTCCATTGTAGCTTGCTTCGGAAGTTTGGAATTGATTGTATCAAATTTTTCCTGAAAGTATCTCAAATCACCGTAAGTCAATACAAAATCCGGATTTGGTTTGATATTGATTACAGAAAGCGGATCGCTTTTTTTCTCTCCTTTTTCTAATTCTGCCTTTGCTGCTTTGGTAAGATAAACATCGGCTTTGGAATTATCCTTGAAGACCATTATCTCGTTTACCTTGCCTTGCTGCACAAGACTGTAAAAATCTTTTTCATCTATATTTTTCACCATAGAATCTCCCAAAAGTCCTGGAAGAAATATCAGTAAAATAAGTCCCAACAAAACCGGTATAAACCAATTGAATCCTTTGTTATTCATTCTTATTTTTTAAAATTGTTGATGCAAAATGCATCTGTTTTTAGCTTTCTACTTTCGTGATTTTGGCATCTCCCCAAAGTTCCTCGATATCGTAATAATCGCGGATTTCTTTCTGGAAAATGTGAACCACTACAGAAACGTAATCTACCAAAACCCACATAGAGTTCTCAGTCCCTTCTACGTGCCAAGGTCTGTCGTTGAGTTCGTTTCTAACTTTTTTTTCTACGTTACCAGCGATTGCAGAAACCTGTGTGTTTGAGTTTCCACTGCAGATGACAAATGTACCTGCTGCTGCATTTTCTATGTTTGATAAGTCGAAGATTTGAATGTCTTCTCCTTTTGTATCTTGAATCGCTTCTACGATTTTGTCTACCAATAATTGTTTTTCTGTACTTTTACTCATTCAAAAAATTGTCTAATTTGCAAATTTATTGATTTTTATCTATTTATCTCCCGTTTTCCATCGCAATAATCTCTTAAAGTTTTCATAAATGAGCCGCATTATACATCTTGAAGAATGTTTTTCTACCAATGACGAAATTTTGTCTCTTTTAAGTGATGACGAATCAACTGCCGTTTTTACTTTTAATCAAACCAAAGGTCGTGGACAATATGGAAATGAATGGCGAGTAATCCCGAATCAGAATCTGGCTTATAGTATTGCTGTAAAATCTTCTAAAATCAATATCTCTGATACATCTCTCAATTATTATACCGCTATTATTGTTCGGGATTTTCTTGCCAATCTGACCAATGCCAATGCTAGGATAAAATGGCCAAATGATGTTATCCTCAATGGAAAAAAAGTTTGCGGCATTCTTATCGAAAAAAAGAAAATCAATCATCAGGAATTTTACATCTTGGGCATTGGAATCAATATTTTACAAGACGATTTTTCCCACATTCCTAAAGCAGGTTCGGTTTTGACTACCGCAGGATTAAGTTTTGACTTGATGGAATTTGTAGTTCAATTTCATCAAAATGTAATTTCAAGATTAGATAACGTTCCTTCTGAAGAAGAAATTTTGGATAATTACAATCAGAATTTGTTCAGAAAAGAAGAGATTTCGGTTTTTGATAAAAACGGTGTGCGCCAAAATGGCATAATAAAAAATGCTGACAAAAGTGGTTTTCTTTGGATTGATTTGGAAAATGAAGGCTTGCAGAAATTCTTTCATAAAGAAATTGTGTTGCTTTATTGATTTATTTGAACACAAGGCTTGCAAAAATTTTATTCCATATTCCATTTATAAGTTAGCAAAGCGCTTACGCTCAGCAAAAGTAAAAATTTGAAAATCTTGAAGTTACTGATTTGCTCTTTTAATGTAAAGATAAGCTGCAATCGGTGCAAAAACGATGTTGGGTAGCCACATTGCCAATAAAGGCGTGAGTGTTTTGTTTTCGGAAACGACATTCAGAACCTGAAAAGAGAACACGAATAAAAATGCCAAGGCAATTCCTAACGCCAAGTTCAAACCTAATCCGCCACGTTTTTTTTCGGATGACAAAGACAATCCCAAAAATGTCAAAATAATAATAGAAACCGGCATTGATGTTCTTTGATAAAGCTCATTGTAAAAGGAGGTTACGTTATTATTACCTTTCATTCTTTCACGCTTTATCATCTCCAATAATTCTGGCGTGGTTTTGTTTTGAGCTACCAGTTTGTCAGGAAATAATTCGGATGGTGGTAATTTGAAATCCTGAATCTTAGTTGGTCCGCTTCCAAGAATCTCGGTATTATCTTTTTTGACCGTTCGTTCTGTATAATTGCTGATGGTAAAATTCTTTTTCTTTGCATCCCATTGGATATCCGTAGCGGTAATCTGATAAATCAGTTTCTTGTTTTTATCAAATTTCTGATACATATAACCAGTCCCCCGATTTTCCTTTTTGTTGTAGCTATTGACAAAAATATATTCGCTGGGATTGATGTTGGAGGCAATGCTCATACTTCCCAGAAGTTTTTCTTTATTAATAGCGTTGTAGGTGTAAGGCTCCAAAACATTTTTCTTGATATTGGACCAGGGTAAAATAAAGTGATTAACTGCTAAAGTGATAAATGCAATCAATAAAGAAGTCACAAGATAAGGTCTTGCAAATCGGTGAAAACTAGCGCCACTACTTACAATCGCCACAATTTCTGTATTATTCGCCATTCTGGAAGTGAAGAAAATAACGGTAATGAAAACGAGGATCGACATAAATGTCAGAATCAAATTCATAATCCAAAATGGATAGAAATTCAGTAAAAAATAACCAACTGTAAATCCGTTGCTCTCAATCCTTGGGGTTTTCGCCTGAACGTCTACCACCATAATAATCACAGATAACAACACCAACATAAAAATGAGGGTTCCCAAATATTTTTTGATGACATAAAGGTCTATGATTTTCATCTAGTTATAATTGATAAATGATGATTGATAATTGATTAAATCTTGATTTTTTTTCTGTCTTTTTACAGCCTTTGCTTCAACTGAGGAATAACCTGGTCTTTCCACTGATAAAAATCGCCTGCAATAATATGTTCTCTAGCCACTTTTACCAAATCCAGATAAAATGCCAAATTATGAATCGATGCAATTTGTTTTGCCAAATATTCTTTCGCTACAAAAAGGTGACGTACATAAGCTTTGCTGTATTCTTGGTCCACATAGCTTGTCCCAAACTCATCCAAAGGTGAAAAATCTGCTTTCCACTTTTCGTTTTTCATATTCATCACCCCTTGCCAAGTGAAGAGCATTGCGTTTCTCGCATTTCTCGTCGGCATCACACAATCCATCATATCAACACCAAAACCAATACTTTCCAGAATATTCCAAGGGGTTCCAACACCCATCAAATATCTTGGTTTATCTTTTGGTAGAATGTCTGTTACTTCGTTTGTGATTCTGTACATTTCGTCTTCAGGTTCACCTACGGAAAGTCCACCAATGGCGTTACCTTCTGCGCCAGCTTCTGAAATAACCTCAGCCGAAATTTTCCTTAAATCTGAATAACAAGACCCTTGAACAATCGGGAACAATCTCTGTTTGTGACCGTACAATTCTTTGTTTTCCTCAGTCCAATCGATACATCTTTTTAACCAACGATGCGTTAACTCCATTGAAGTTTTTACAGCATTATAATCACTCGGATAAGCAATACACTCATCAAATGCCATAAAAATATCAGCTCCGATTTGTCTTTGGATTTGCATAGAAACCTCTGGCGACATAAAGTGCATACTACCGTCGATATGCGATTTGAATTTCACGCCTTCTTCCGTAATTTTTCTGCTTTTTGCCAAAGAAAAAACCTGATAACCACCGGAATCCGTCAGGATTGGTCTGTCCCAATTCATAAATTGGTGAAGTCCGCCCGCTTGCTCCATAATATCCATCTTTGGACGAAGCATCAAATGGTAAGTGTTTCCTAAAATAATCTGGGCTTTTATATCTTCTTTCAGTTCTCTCTGATGAACGGCTTTCACCGATGCAACAGTTCCAACCGGCATAAAAATCGGGGTTTGGATTTGTCCGTGGTCTGTCGTAATCACTCCAGCTCTCGCTTTGGACTCTGAAGTTTTTTCGATTTCAAAAAATTTCATTCTTATATCTTAATTTTCGCTTCGGTTATTATTTTACCGAATAGAACTTGATTTCCGCAACGATTATCTCGCTTGTGCAGGAACCGTTCCGTTTGCGTTAGTTTCTTTTAATTTTTTATTGATGTAAGCTTCCGCTTTTGGATCTTTTGACTTGATGATGTCCTGAGCTTTATTCATAATATCTTTCAAATCTTCCGGCTTCGTCATATAATATTTATAACTGTCCGAGAATAATTGACCTTTGATATTATATTTCTTAAGAATAAATCTCGTCGCATTTTCCGTATTGATATTTCCTCCGATGGCATAACTCTGGTCATTGATGGCAAAATCTGCAATAATCTCAGACATTTTCTCTTCGGGTAAAATATGCGCAGGTTTTTGTATCGCTTCTTCGCAAGACAAAGCACAGAAAATCATTATTAAAGAAAAAATAAAATACCTCATATCATAATTTTTCCACCACATAGGCACAATAGATTTTAGAAAGAAAAAATTCTTCATTAGTTAAAATAGCTATTTGTTCTTTGCTTTTCATTTGTTAAACTACAATTCCTATGTGTGGTTTTTATATTTACAATTTTCCGATCAGGTTTTTCCATTTGAGATTCAGTACACCGAAAACGGCTTCCTGGATGATGCCGCCATTCATTTTGCTTTCACCTTCTGTTCTGTCTGTGAAAATAATTGGAACTTCTACGATTTTAAGGTTTTTCTTGAAAACGCGGTATTTCATTTCAACCTGGAAACCGTAGCCTTTCAGTTTGATTTTGTCCAAACCGATTGCAATTAATGTTTCTTTTCT encodes:
- a CDS encoding DUF4296 domain-containing protein, which gives rise to MKNFFFLKSIVPMWWKNYDMRYFIFSLIMIFCALSCEEAIQKPAHILPEEKMSEIIADFAINDQSYAIGGNINTENATRFILKKYNIKGQLFSDSYKYYMTKPEDLKDIMNKAQDIIKSKDPKAEAYINKKLKETNANGTVPAQAR
- the tgt gene encoding tRNA guanosine(34) transglycosylase Tgt produces the protein MKFFEIEKTSESKARAGVITTDHGQIQTPIFMPVGTVASVKAVHQRELKEDIKAQIILGNTYHLMLRPKMDIMEQAGGLHQFMNWDRPILTDSGGYQVFSLAKSRKITEEGVKFKSHIDGSMHFMSPEVSMQIQRQIGADIFMAFDECIAYPSDYNAVKTSMELTHRWLKRCIDWTEENKELYGHKQRLFPIVQGSCYSDLRKISAEVISEAGAEGNAIGGLSVGEPEDEMYRITNEVTDILPKDKPRYLMGVGTPWNILESIGFGVDMMDCVMPTRNARNAMLFTWQGVMNMKNEKWKADFSPLDEFGTSYVDQEYSKAYVRHLFVAKEYLAKQIASIHNLAFYLDLVKVAREHIIAGDFYQWKDQVIPQLKQRL
- the rsfS gene encoding ribosome silencing factor, which gives rise to MSKSTEKQLLVDKIVEAIQDTKGEDIQIFDLSNIENAAAGTFVICSGNSNTQVSAIAGNVEKKVRNELNDRPWHVEGTENSMWVLVDYVSVVVHIFQKEIRDYYDIEELWGDAKITKVES
- a CDS encoding LptF/LptG family permease; protein product: MKIIDLYVIKKYLGTLIFMLVLLSVIIMVVDVQAKTPRIESNGFTVGYFLLNFYPFWIMNLILTFMSILVFITVIFFTSRMANNTEIVAIVSSGASFHRFARPYLVTSLLIAFITLAVNHFILPWSNIKKNVLEPYTYNAINKEKLLGSMSIASNINPSEYIFVNSYNKKENRGTGYMYQKFDKNKKLIYQITATDIQWDAKKKNFTISNYTERTVKKDNTEILGSGPTKIQDFKLPPSELFPDKLVAQNKTTPELLEMIKRERMKGNNNVTSFYNELYQRTSMPVSIIILTFLGLSLSSEKKRGGLGLNLALGIALAFLFVFSFQVLNVVSENKTLTPLLAMWLPNIVFAPIAAYLYIKRANQ
- a CDS encoding biotin--[acetyl-CoA-carboxylase] ligase, yielding MSRIIHLEECFSTNDEILSLLSDDESTAVFTFNQTKGRGQYGNEWRVIPNQNLAYSIAVKSSKINISDTSLNYYTAIIVRDFLANLTNANARIKWPNDVILNGKKVCGILIEKKKINHQEFYILGIGINILQDDFSHIPKAGSVLTTAGLSFDLMEFVVQFHQNVISRLDNVPSEEEILDNYNQNLFRKEEISVFDKNGVRQNGIIKNADKSGFLWIDLENEGLQKFFHKEIVLLY